One Spinacia oleracea cultivar Varoflay chromosome 4, BTI_SOV_V1, whole genome shotgun sequence DNA segment encodes these proteins:
- the LOC110796198 gene encoding structural maintenance of chromosomes protein 5 isoform X1 — MEIVCSEVTYICFLCLQMPGTVEELEANLEQASSILLLNQNVVAEYEMRQRKIEALARTLEEEEHGLRTLLAEIDALKLQASWLPTLQNLVSQINGTFGHNFQEMAIAREVLLDEHDMDFGAYGIVIKVKFRGCEQSLQEKLLK; from the exons ATGGAAATCGTTTGTTCTGAAGTTACATACATTTGTTTCCTTTGCCTTCAGATGCCTGGTACAGTTGAGGAACTTGAGGCTAATTTGGAGCAAGCTAGTTCCATCCTCCTACTCAATCAAAATGTTGTGGCAGAATATGAAATGCGACAAAGAAAG ATTGAAGCCCTGGCAAGAACacttgaagaagaagaacaTGGATTAAGGACTCTTTTGGCTGAAATAGATGCCTTGAAG CTTCAGGCTAGCTGGCTTCCAACATTGCAGAATCTTGTTTCTCAGATCAATGGAACATTTGGTCATAATTTCCAGGAGATGGCTATTGCTAGAGAAGTATTATTAG ATGAGCACGACATGGACTTTGGTGCATACGGTATTGTTATAAAAGTAAAGTTCAG GGGCTGTGAGCAGTCACTACAAGAGAAGCTCTTAAAGTAG
- the LOC110796198 gene encoding structural maintenance of chromosomes protein 5 isoform X2, which translates to MEIVCSEVTYICFLCLQMPGTVEELEANLEQASSILLLNQNVVAEYEMRQRKIEALARTLEEEEHGLRTLLAEIDALKINGTFGHNFQEMAIAREVLLDEHDMDFGAYGIVIKVKFRGCEQSLQEKLLK; encoded by the exons ATGGAAATCGTTTGTTCTGAAGTTACATACATTTGTTTCCTTTGCCTTCAGATGCCTGGTACAGTTGAGGAACTTGAGGCTAATTTGGAGCAAGCTAGTTCCATCCTCCTACTCAATCAAAATGTTGTGGCAGAATATGAAATGCGACAAAGAAAG ATTGAAGCCCTGGCAAGAACacttgaagaagaagaacaTGGATTAAGGACTCTTTTGGCTGAAATAGATGCCTTGAAG ATCAATGGAACATTTGGTCATAATTTCCAGGAGATGGCTATTGCTAGAGAAGTATTATTAG ATGAGCACGACATGGACTTTGGTGCATACGGTATTGTTATAAAAGTAAAGTTCAG GGGCTGTGAGCAGTCACTACAAGAGAAGCTCTTAAAGTAG